gtgtctgtgtgtctgtgtgtgtttgtctctctctctctctctctctctctctctctctctgtgtgtgtgtgtgtgtgtgtgtatagccgGCGTTCCTCAGGTGTTCCTCACAGCTCCTCCCGGTACGGTTCAGATTCCCGTCTCAGCGGTGCAGCTTCATCCAGTACGGCAAGATCAACACTTCACAAGTGAAACTCTCAATATTCTCtcattacccagcatgcacttcactAACGCACGAGGGCCTGTGATGATCTGCAAACACACTTAACACCAGCTCACACTCACAATAACAGTGCTGCGTTTACTTGGGCTCATGTTGTGAAATCATGAATCATGACCAGTTACACTCCGTCCACACATGATAcactcattcattctttcatagaCTCAACTGCTGATGACTCCATGCTGCCTTCTAAGACATCTGATTTTAACCAACTTCAgagtcccagaatgcactgcaacctCAAGAATGGGTTTCTGtggcaatatttatatatttttactacattttaatatattcatatttatcaaaatatttatattattttaaaatatttaccttttgctgcaGAAACACACTCTTGAATATTGTATTTTTTCCcagttgtttttataatatttgatcattttagtaatatgcatttttgtgctctctcacacacatgcacacacacacacacacacgcaccacacacacacagatagagacacacgcacacacacacacacacacacacacactctcacacacacgcacacacacacacacgcaccgcacacacacacacacacacacacacacacacacacacacacacacacacacacacacacactcactgacatacatacacacactcacacatacactcacacacacacacacacgcacacacacacacacacactcactcacacacacactcacacgcacacacacacacacacacacacacacacacacacacacacacacacacacatacactcacacgcacacacacacacactcacacacacacacacacactcacacgcacacacacacacactcacactcacacacacacacacacacacacacacacacacactcatacacacacacacacactcacacacacacacacacactcacacgcacacacacacacactcacactcacacacacacactcacactcacacacacacacacacacacactcatacacacacacacacacacactcacactcacacacacacgcacacacacactcacacgcacacacacactcacacgcacacacacacacacgcacacacacacacacactcacactcacacacacacgcacacacacgcacacacacacacacactcatacacactcacacacacacacacacacacacacacacacacactcacacacacacgcacacacacacacacacacacacacacgcacacacacacacacacagaatcagtGACACTATGGTAACAGCGTCAGACTGTGTGCAGTGTGAGAGCTTTACACCTGGAGGTCACCAGTAGATGTCAGAAGTGAAGTGTGTGAGGAGCAGGTGTGGAGTGTTTCTGATGAGCGTCTGTCTGTCTCCTGCAGATGGTGATTGGTCAGCAGTCCAGCGGCAGCAGCAGTAGTCTGACCGAGCTCCAGGTCATTAATCTGGACGCCTCACAGAACACCAAACATCACTGACCGCTCCACCACAGACTGACGCCGCTATTTATTCATGCCTTTATACAGACTACAACCACAGCACAATCAGTGATGTGAAGCCAgacgagtgtgtgagtgtgtgtgtgtgtgtgtgtgtgtgtgtgtgtgtgtgtgtgtgtgtgtgtgtgtgtgtgtgtgtgagtgtgtgtgtgagtgagtgtgtgagtgagtgagtgagtgtgtgtgtgtgtgtgtgtgtgtgtgtgtgtgtgtgtgtgagtgtgtgagtgtgtgagtgagtgtgtgagtgtgtgtgtgcgtgtgtgtgtgtgtgtgtgtgtgagtgtgtgagtgagtgtgtgagtgtgtgtgtgcgtgtgtgtgtgtgtgtgtgtgtgagtgtgtgcgtgtgtgtgtgtgtgtgtgtgtgagtgagtgtgtgtgtgagtgtgtgtgtgtgtgtgtgtgtgtgtgtgtgtgtgagtgtgtgtgtgagtgagtgtgtgagtgagtgagtgagtgtgtgtgtgtgtgtgtgtgtgtgtgtgtgtgtgtgtgtgtgtgtgagtgtatgtgtgtgtgcgtgtgtgagtgagtgtgtgtgagtgagtgagtgagtgagtgagtgtgtgtgagtgagtgagtgagtgagtgtgtgtgagtgtctgtgtgtgtgtgtgtgtgtgtgtgtgagtgtgtgagtgtgtgtgtgagtgagtgtgtgagtgagtgtgtgtgtgtgtgtgtgtgtgtgtgtgtgtgtgtgtgagtgtatgtgtgtgtgcgtgtgtgagtgagtgtgtgtgagtgagtgagtgagtgagtgtgtgtgagtgtctgtgtgtgtgtgtgtgtgagtgtgtgtgagtgagtgtgtgtgtgtgtgtgtgtgtgtgtgtgagtgagtgtgtgtgtgtgtgtgcgtgtgtgtgtgtgtgtgagtgtatgtgtgtgtgtgtgtgtgtgtgtgtatgtgtgtgagtgagtgtgtgtgtgtgtgtgagtgtgtggcaAAGTGATCTGAACAGATTTAGGAAATAAGACGAGACATTTGGAAATGTACATAacctgttttttttaatattggaGGTTTGtttaggctgtgtgtgtgtgtgtgtgtgtgtgtgatggcatgtagttgtttttatatatattttatatacatagtaACTGGTTTGCTTATGAAATGTGATATTTGACTCACcatgtaaattaatgtaatataaacatattatattgATTCATACACAGTGTTCAGATGAGAAATATAAAGATTTAGGATCAAACTCTTTTGCTCTCTTTTGTAACAAGATTGTGCCAAATTGCCTTTAAAATactacagaagagagagagagagaggtcagaaATGCTGTTTATCCCCGTCCCttctttctgaatgatgatgattattgtaACCTTTAAACTCGTCCCTGACACCCTGATGACATCAGCGCTGAGAAACACCTCAAActgagtagttcacccaaaactaagATGTGTTCATCCTCAGGTCATCACACATCAGGAggagtgtgtgtcttcatcaggtttgtagaaatgtagcactgcatcagtgtctcatcaatggatgctctgcagtgaatgggtgccgtcagaatgagagtctgataaaaacatcagaataatccacagcactccagtccatcagtgaacatctggagaagacaaaacctgaaacacatccagcattaagatgattttaactcaaacacatagagtctataatccagaataacacttcctccagtgaaaaagtgttctggtctgaatcaggagagaaatctgcacagatcaagcagcgtttaaacagatctgtgagagacaacagcagatgcactttttcactggaggaagtgttattatggattagagactctcattctgacggcacccattcactgcagagcatccattgatgagacactgatgcagtgctgcatttctacaaacctgatgaagaaacaaactcatcctgatctcagatgagcACATTTCTTTCAGCACatgttcatttttggctgaactattgcTAATAGTGTTTGTGTCAATCAAACTAAGCAGAGAACATCATATAGAGTATATTGTGAATGGACACCACGGTCTTCATACTGTGTTTAGGATCATCTCGTATCAGATCCCACATCTTCAGTTCATCACAACACCACatcatcgtttcaggacagtgaatgatgcattttattttccctttctttttttctctcattttaaaCTTGACACGTTGCCATGTTTTTAATACGTAATGCTGAATATTTAGAGTTGTTCCTCACTGTAAGTGCTCAGAAGTCTGAGCCGGCGTGTTTGATATATTTGGAGTTAGATTTAGAGCGATTGTGTGTGAGAAACACTGGTTCTTCTGCTGGTTTATTGTGTGATTTCTGACAGCCCAAATGTACAGAGCTtttgtaataaaaagaaatggatcttgttatgtgtgtgtgtctgtttcatGATGGAGTTCAGTGAGACTTTACTGTGATCTAAACACACAAGTCATTCAAACTCACACATTTACTGCTGTcttattacattatttacagaTGGTTATCCTAAAATACTGTAGTGATGTAGAACATACATGCTATGCTAAATATACCCTTTGGATTTGATTTAGTTATAtgcatcatttgtttattttggaaGGTGACACACTTAAGATTTGTTCATAAATAGTCAGAATCACTATATGTCTTATGAGTAATATGATTTTCAAGCAGATGAGTATAGTTGGGAGCTATTAGCTGGGAAACACAATGAGAACACCACTTGAAGCCTTACCAAGCCAAATTTACAAATTGATAACTACCTTTTTAATGATACCTTTGAAAATTAGTGTTTTACACGTTTATTTAAGTGCTTCCCAAAAAATGCCACTTGGAGACTCCAAATAGCCCTTTGTAACCATTGACGCATAAAATGCTGGAATTCTTGAATTATTGAATGTACAGTCATGATTTTGGTCTCTAATGAAAGGTTACACTTAGAGCTTATTTATTCCGAATCACCGTCAATCACTGTtgacacattacattttttttttcaattctttaCACTAAACTTTGAGCAAATAAAAGGACAAAACAAGTGCTATggtatacatttgttttttttgtattcactGTTTCCCTGCAGCTTTCCTTCATACACAGAAAAGTCCTCTGCTCCTTTTTGTTCATTAGCAAAgctacttttctttctttttttttctttattgaggGACTTTTATTTTGCGAGCTCTAGATGCGTGACTGTTATTTTGTGTGGCGGTGTGTTTCCGGTTCTGACTCTGAGGCGTCTGACTGACCGCTGAGAGCAGACCTGTGCACTCATCTCTAGTTTAGTTCATTAGTTAAGTTATATTCGTCATCATGGCCAGAAGTGACAGTAGCTCGTACTTCAGGAGATCCAGTCTGTTCTGGATGATGGTCGTCACGGCTTCTTTGAGCTTTTACACGGTAAGCTGAAACTGATGAATTATTCATTCAGTCGTGAAACACTGAACATTAGCAGCATTTCagaaacttttaaacaaatattgtttGACATGACTGTCAGAAAATCAGTTTGACTTCTGAATGAAATGATGTATTCTCTGCTGAAAATATGCGAAGTCACGATGATGAAGAGTAAACAAACAGAAGCGGCTCTTCAGAGTGAACTTTCCCTCAGTGTTACAGTCACACAGCGAGCGAAGTCCGCTACAGTCTATCAGTAATGTATCCGTGTATCCTTCTGTTGATACAAACACACCTGTGCTACTGactgcgtctgtgtgtgtgtgtgcattacatgttctggaaaaaaaaatacatttagaaaaatgaTATTTAACTTTAAAACCGTAGAAACCACAAATTTACCATGGATACAATATTAACTATTTTAGCcataataattatagtaaaagccataataataattataattatttctatcTATTACTaattgtagtctgttactgatgTCAAAATACATGACCAAATTGATAGTTTGTATAGTAATTAATTGGATTACTTCTATTAGGTTAGGTACTTTAATTACTTTTGACCTCAGATATATTCAGAGAAGTGTATTAAACATCACACAATGCTGGGATTCATGAGTGAACTGCTGTGAACTGATGAAAAGATGGAAGACTTCACAAATGTAGAAAAGCAGTAGAATTTCAGCAAGGAaaaatttaagagaaaaaaaaagtattagagCAAATCTAATGATGAATAATTTACTGCCACTGTGTGAATTAACAAGTAATCATGTAAGCTACGAAAAAAGTAACTATTCGTATTCTTAGCTTTTTTAAAGGTAGTAAAGTGTAAcgtttttggaatctgattagtGTTTAGATGTGAGCAGTTCCTGTGGAGATCCTTCAGATTCAGTCATGAGCGTGTGTCTCAGAACTGACTGACCTGAGATCAGCCAACACTGAAAACAGGATGACCACACTGAGAATAACAGTATAAACCTCCAGATAAACCACCGATGCCTTGTGAAACCATGCCTCTCTCTGCTCAAACCGTGAGAAGAGAAGATGAGAAGCATTATTTGAGACGGACTGTAGTGAGAgaggctgtctgtgtctggttTGGTGACCGCTTCTCACACACATCAGCTGCAGTGACTGTGTTTCTTTGGTTTCTAGTGGACGGTGTTTTGGCCTCAGGACGTCCCGTACAGCAGTCTGGGTCCTCTGGGCGCTCTGGCCAAGCATTTTGTGGACTATCATTATCCTGTGATGTATTATGGGTAAGTGAGCGAGCGCTGTTATTCATACGGAGAGCTCCGAGCCCTCGCTGATGTTAGTTTCTCTCTTCTGTGTCTCAGGTGGTTTCTGGCGTGGATCATCCATCTGTTCGAGGCTCTGTTTGCACTGAAGGTCTGCAGGTAAGACCCCGTGTGTTTCGTGTTTTCTACCACAAGGTGGCAGTACAGACCATTAGATCTAACTCTGTGTGCGTTCTGTCAGCTCACTGCACTTATGGATTATTAATGGAGTTAATTATATCAGTGGAAGATCTGGGTCGGTCTGAGGATGAGCTGATGTTCATCTTTGGCTGATCAGATACAGGACTGTTGAtccgtgtgtttgtgtctgcagtgATAAAGGCATCGACAGCTCGTCCGCACGCTTGCTGTGGTTCGCTCAGACGTTTCTCTTTGGTTTCGCGTCTCTGGGTCTTCTGATCAGATACAAGCCGGACGGCCGACCCAAACGCCAGTGACCCACACCAGAGCTCGTGTCCCAGAGCACACTGACCTTTATATCCCAGAGGATTCATCAACCTGCAGGTTACATCTGAACAGTCACAGTCAGTTCTTATACACGAGACTAGTGTGAGAGCATCACTAACCTGGACTGAAGTGTTACCGTGTATCTAATGCCTCCTGTAGTGTAACGTGTGCTCAGAGACGGGTTACAGACAGACTAATACAGACATTCACGGGTGAAGAATAACAGGACAGATATCCATCTAAAGCTTTAGTAACGTGATGAAACAGACTGAACTTCCCACTGTACAACAGAACAAGAGCCCTTCATATAAGCTTTAATATTTACTCCGTAAATATGCCTttaaacagttttcactcagaaaggAAACACACTCAAATTTTGAAGTAGAGAAACTGAAATTGTGTTTTCAGCAACACTTAAACCCTGTTTTGTGTGGTGTATAATATGCATAGGAAAGCATTGCATCGAAACTGAAGTGCATTATATTATTTGCAGATACCTGAAATTGGTCATTTGCATCAATCTTTTTAAAGGTTTAACAGTGAGTGTTATAATTGTGGTTACAGttattcatgagatcatacaattaataattaatgcatgAATAATACTTTTACAATGCATTATATCAAAAGGCTCTGAAGTatgagttttatatttaaaaagggggatataaaaaaataaattatccagttaaataaaatgaagttaaataattctgagaaccactgatttagaaAGTGTACAGCTCAAATGCATTTTAGAGTAAGACTTCATGAGCTTTAATTCAATTCAGGTTTAATTGTGTAGCGCTTTTCATGATACAAATCATTCCAATAcagctttaaagaaaatgtaagtttCTATTTTAAAGTCTCTTTTTCactgctgcagtgtgtgtgtgtgtgtgtgtgtgtgtgtgatttacagATCAAGAGTGTTTGAATGATGGAAAATAAACAGATTGATTTGACGTGTGTTTAGTGTCATCTGTCATTCGATGTACAATCACATAAAAGACTGTGACACAGACATCAAGCTTCTTCCAGTTATGACAGGAGCTCAGCATTGATTAATCTGCGGATGAATGAATCGGATTCATCTCTTCAGACTGgattcaaacacacatacagcagagagacagagagagagattacacaCCATCCATGTGCTTTATTCATAGCTAGACAACATACTCATAATTCATAAAGAGAGAGAACTTTTTATTTTAGCATATTCGTCAGACAATAATTACTCTTTTGTGTCTTGATTGAGTAAAACCAGCAATATCACAGCAGCATCAGAGCTGTGTGTCTTATTCAAGCTGTAGGTGacctcattttatttaaatataggaAAATATGACTTAATTTGTTTCCTGTTTCCACCTACATAAACTCTAAAcctctctttttttgtttcaaagttgATCCAGACAAATACATTGAAGAtaaactttcttttcttttctttttaataactGTACTGCCCTAGTAGTCTGATATTTTCAACtgtttaatcaaatgaaataaaataaatctgagaAAAATATCCTGAAAACGCGCTCCGAGTCCCGATTTGAATCAGAAGAGTCATGAACCCGATCCGGATTCATAAGAGCTTCGAAGTTCATATCTgaataaaacaatgaataaatccTGAACCCGCTCCAAAGTTTCGATctacatcaaatgattcgcgattcgcGCTAGCTTTTCGAAACAGTGAACCATTAACCTGTtcgtgttatttattttaatcattataagCGATGTCGATTGTCTCTAGTGAATCACTAATGATCGGAGACACGAGTTTGAATCATTCGGAGCGGTTCCAGCCTAAGTGACTCACTCAAGTGAATCGGTTCGTCTTCAGTCATGTTTACACGACACTGTCAGCACTACAGCCGGCTCAGCTCCAGCTTTAGGACATTCACTGAAATAAACGAACAAAtcatgtttacaaaaaaaaaaaaaaaatctatatttcccTTCCAAAGATAACATCAACACAAATCTTTGTATCTTAATTCACAATATTTGAAATAGTTTGATCTGCAGCTCAAACATGGGTGAGCTAAATgcctttaattattttaatgcactaTTTGTAATTGCACAAATGAGCATCTGTAGTCTGAATACAGACGGTTCCTGCTGGTGTTCATGTGGTCATGTGCAGATTTATACACACATAATATCTAACCTTATGATCTCTATCAAATACAGCACTCAGAGCGTGATTACATACAGGAAGAGCTTTATATCCTTAAGCCACATACAGCTGAGATAAACACAGCTAGATTCCACATCACAGTTTAATAAATGATGTTATATACAGCACAACATTCTGGATCATGCAATAATAATGAATCGATTCATGCTggaatttgatttgaatattaCAGTGCATTTGTTCAGATCTTTGGGATCTTTACATTAGTTTGAACAGAAATCCTGAGATCTGTGTAACTCAGAGTAATCACCCTGTATTATCTGTGTCTATTCTAACAACTGTCTGATTTTTGTCTAGTTCTCCAGTCGAATTATcttaacattttaatatcaaagtacaaaattacttaatattttatacataaattaacacacacacaaataataataaaaaacatctgaaatttaaatgataaaaatgtacaatttaaaaagttttttttttacatttactaaaaatatataaaaagaataaccatataaaatataacaataacgcAAAATATGattcttataaaatataataaaaaaatacttaaataaaaagtaaaaaaactagCTGCATCATGTCACATGAGAATTAAAGATCAGAACGAATGTGTTGTGAAATAACAACTTAGCATCTCAGCTCACTGTTATTACTGTTATAATCACAGTTATATACTGAATGAacatgaacgtgtgtgtgtgtgtgtgtgtgtgtgtagaactgTCCTCTGACCTGTGTTCTGAACAGCTCTGCTTTATCACTGTACCGTCTGTGACAAACACCCAGCaccctgagagagagacagacagttgGTTAGTTAGTTAGCTGGTTGGTTAGTTAGCTGGTTAGTTAGGGGATCTGGAGAGGGGATGGCAGTGCTGTCTGAGCAAGGCTTGTGACACGAGCTCATTGAACACTCTCAAGCTGATGTTGATGTGACCTGTAGCTTAT
The Carassius auratus strain Wakin chromosome 38, ASM336829v1, whole genome shotgun sequence genome window above contains:
- the LOC113056608 gene encoding transmembrane protein 254-like, which codes for MARSDSSSYFRRSSLFWMMVVTASLSFYTWTVFWPQDVPYSSLGPLGALAKHFVDYHYPVMYYGWFLAWIIHLFEALFALKVCSDKGIDSSSARLLWFAQTFLFGFASLGLLIRYKPDGRPKRQ